One Brassica oleracea var. oleracea cultivar TO1000 chromosome C7, BOL, whole genome shotgun sequence genomic window carries:
- the LOC106303398 gene encoding putative cullin-like protein 2, with product MGSMVICSTLPSCYRRHLLGFEDNRGGDSLALRWSSLSPCGYMLSRRVMPPFVLHALVQSSDKIDFVLFHGFCCILNYPSLLEVAMKSFRDLVYLEVQVSAKDVVMALIHKEREGEQIERELLKNIVDIFVQSGMGTMERYENDFEMFLLEDTASYYSRKASSWIQEDSCPEYMIKAEESLKKEKERVTHYLV from the exons ATGGGTTCTATGGTGATATGTTCGACTCTCCCTTCCTGCTACCGACGTCATCTACTAGGGTTTGAGGACAACCGCGGTGGAGACTCACTTGCTCTTAGGTGGAGTTCTCTATCACCTTGTGGATACATGCTTTCAAGGAGAGTTATGCCTCCTTTTGTGCTTCATGCCCTCGTTCAAAGTTCCGACAAGATTGACTTTGTGCTCTTTCATGGTTTCTGCTGCATCTT AAACTACCCATCACTTCTTGAAGTTGCCATGAAGTCCTTCCGCGACCTAGTTTACCTTGAGGTGCAAGTCAGTGCCAAAGATGTTGTTATGGCACTG ATTCATAAAGAACGTGAGGGAGAACAGATTGAGAGGGAACTACTGAAAAACATAGTAGACATCTTTGTTCAGAGTGGGATGGGAACAATGGAAAGGTATGAAAATGATTTTGAGATGTTCTTGCTTGAAGACACGGCGTCTTACTACTCACGCAAGGCCTCAAGCTGGATCCAGGAGGATTCTTGCCCTGAATACATGATAAAGGCTGAGGAGTCTTTGAAAAAGGAGAAGGAGAGAGTCACACACTACCT TGTCTAA
- the LOC106303399 gene encoding ethylene-responsive transcription factor ERF120-like — MGIRWEALNLRPKEETGESRGGGRPEEKRQRRTSFRHAPVTNLTQNHQTFSFDKRSRACDHGFCSDTSDIQRQSIAGCYGCAFPRREEIKKETKHKGVRQKPSGKWSAEIWDPSLQGRRWLGTFPTAEMAAEAYDDAAGKLVKRKASRSGTANGEEA, encoded by the exons ATGGGTATAAGATGGGAAGCTTTAAATTTGCGGCCGAAGGAGGAGACAGGGGAAAGCAGAGGAGGCGGAAGGCCGGAGGAGAAGAGGCAGCGACGCACTTCATTCCGACACGCCCCCGTGACGAATCTGACCCAGAACCACC AAACCTTCTCGTTTGACAAGAGATCAAGAGCATGTGATCATGGTTTCTGCTCTGATACAAGTGATATCCAACGTCAGAG TATCGCCGGTTGCTACGGTTGCGCATTCCCACGGCGTGAAGAGATAAAGAAAGAGACTAAGCACAAAGGTGTGAGGCAAAAACCATCAGGTAAATGGTCGGCGGAGATATGGGATCCGAGTTTGCAAGGAAGAAGATGGCTTGGAACGTTTCCAACAGCTGAAATGGCAGCGGAGGCTTACGATGATGCGGCGGGTAAGCTTGTCAAAAGAAAGGCATCAAGAAGTGGCACAGCGAACGGAGAGGAAGCATGA
- the LOC106304949 gene encoding putative ethylene-responsive transcription factor ERF121: protein MDHSENIPSCDHKPPRLITRDQEHVIMVSALRQVISNVRVENSSSNSVTCEALHQPLDAGPCPLCNITGCLGCAFPVHEEIEKEKKHKGVRQKPSGKWSAEIWDPSLQRRRWLGTFPTAKMAAEAYDDAESKLVKRKAARSGTMNGDEPSIHREDEGGK, encoded by the exons ATGGATCATTCAGAAAACATTCCCTCTTGCGATCACAAACCTCCTCGTTTGATCACAAGAGATCAAGAGCACGTGATCATGGTTTCTGCTCTGCGACAAGTCATATCCAACGTCCGAGTTGAAAATTCATCATCGAACTCGGTTACATGCGAAGCTCTTCATCAACCTTTGGACGCTGGCCCTTGTCCTCTCTGCAATATTACCGGTTGCTTAGGTTGCGCATTCCCAGTGCATGAAGAGATAGAGAAGGAGAAGAAGCACAAAGGTGTGAGGCAAAAGCCATCAG GTAAATGGTCTGCCGAGATATGGGATCCGAGTTTGCAAAGAAGAAGGTGGCTTGGAACATTTCCAACAGCTAAAATGGCTGCGGAGGCTTACGATGATGCGGAGTCTAAGCTTGTCAAAAGAAAGGCAGCAAGAAGTGGCACAATGAACGGAGATGAACCATCCATACACCGAGAAGACGAGGGTGGAAAATGA
- the LOC106305701 gene encoding putative ethylene-responsive transcription factor ERF121, which yields MDHSENIPSCDHKPPRLITRDQEHVIMVSALRQVISNVRGDNSSSNSVACEALHQPLDAGPCPLCNITGCLGCAFPVHEEIEKEKKHKGVRQKPSGKWSAEIWDPSLQRRRWLGTFPTAKMAAEAYDDAESKLVKRKAARSGTMNGDEPSIHREDDGEDE from the exons ATGGATCATTCAGAAAACATTCCCTCTTGCGATCACAAACCTCCTCGTTTGATCACAAGAGATCAAGAGCACGTGATCATGGTTTCTGCTCTGCGACAAGTCATATCCAACGTCCGAGGTGACAATTCATCATCGAACTCGGTTGCATGCGAAGCTCTTCATCAACCTTTGGACGCTGGCCCTTGTCCTCTCTGCAATATTACCGGTTGCTTAGGTTGCGCATTCCCAGTGCATGAAGAGATAGAGAAGGAGAAGAAGCACAAAGGTGTGAGGCAAAAGCCATCAG GTAAATGGTCTGCCGAGATATGGGATCCGAGTTTGCAAAGAAGAAGGTGGCTTGGAACATTTCCAACAGCTAAAATGGCTGCGGAGGCTTACGATGATGCGGAGTCTAAGCTTGTCAAAAGAAAGGCAGCAAGAAGTGGCACAATGAACGGAGATGAACCATCCATACACCGAGAAGACGACGGTGAAGATGAGTGA